TGGTGATGGACGACTTTTTGCGATTTCAGACTGAAGGGATTCGATTAACCTGCCCGGGTTGAACCGCTAGTCCGGGCTGGTGAGGGAGGCACGCCCTATTGTCAAAAATGGAGCATGGTGCAtcattcaggaacattcaacaTCTCTTCTCCATAAATATAAAgtaccagtcacaagtttggagacacctacgcattcaagggtttttctttatttgtactattttctacattgtagaataatagtaaagacatcaaactatgaaataacacacatggaatcatgtagtaaccaaaaaagtgttaaacaaatttttaaaaaaatgtatatttgacattcttcaaagtagcctccctttgccttgatgacagctttgaagaatctaaaatatatttagatttgtttaacactttttggggggttactacatgattccatatgtgttatttcatagtattgatagttatttcatagtattgCACCTGGCTCACGAGCGGGAGGCAGCCCGGTTCTAAAACAAATGCAGTCAACGCTAACCCGGTACACCAGGAGCATGCATCGAATCCCCTCAAGTTCACACCCATATGTTATACCGCCTAGCGACCAGGGAGCGGTGTGTTCAGTTCGCTTGAAAGTGTGCTATGTTGCGGAACGTTTTGTCTTGTATGTTCTTTGAACCCACAACCAAACCTTATCCGTTCAATTGAACATTATTTTAAGTTTTTATGTACTGAATGCAACCCAGGCAGATGAACTGCCACAGGCGCTTTAAAAACTAGCACAGACCTCAAACAAAGTAGTTTTTCTACAGATTTTGGAAAAACTCAAATTTGAACTTTTCATATCGCCCCAAATTTATTCCAGTTACTGTGTGTGGGGAGAATCAGTAATATCCAGTCAGATCCTATGGCTGTCTCATAGTCACCAATGTGATATCAGCTGAACATACAGTTTATCTTTTGCATTGAAGtgtgtatcaaatcaaactttatttgtcacatgcaccgaatactaCAGGTCCACCGCCATTTGCAATTGCTGTCTTTCCTAAACTGTATGTCTGTCAGCCTAGGCCTACAGCAAGTTTAACATTGTGACATCTCCTCAAAAGACATTTGATCAAGTTCACTATTGCTATATCCTTTAGAAACATGCCTCGGCCTAATTAAAATACTTTAAAAGTATACAGCAAATAGGGGCGTTATTGTGACCATAAAGGGTGAACGATAGGCGTTTTTCAGGCGGACTTTTAATGCTCGTTCATGAGTGCAGTTTCAGGACGGGTCTGATTTTATAACTGTAAACATGCGTATGTATGGCCTGCGCCAAGTTGATCAATCTCAATAATTTTGTATGTGCGCGAACTTTTCAGAAATGGCGCACGCATTTAATTGGTGTGAAATTTACGCAACGTTATAAATGAGGCTGGTCTACTTACGCGCCAACCAGATAATATGAGCCTATGAGGTGTCTCGGTTTCTATACCTTCTCTGGTATAGATGCtgcgttcataaccaagtgggaaagTGTTAATTACCAGTTGTAAAGTCGTAAATACGAGTTGGATGCATCCACATGCTTTGAACTCGTTGAGAAATGCAGATTGGCCAATGGCAAACAAGCTGCttcaaccataaactaaaagtacagttATCATGCTCACAAACAAATTGTGTTCAAAAACCACATTCATAGattgctttttataaataatgttttgttgcatCGACTGGCCAAAAATGCCATTCCTGAGATAATTATCTTAATGTGTGACATCAGGTTTCAGCATGTGGGATAAATCAGAGTTTGAGatgatagatgagtttcccactagtatTTACCAGTTGAAGGGACGTTTTTCCCTGTTGTATGTGGTAAATAGCATCTTCCCATTTGGTTATAAACAAAGCAAGACCAGTCTTCTTCTAAAGTGGGATTTTAGGGCAGACAGTGTCAGTGATCCAAAATGCACTCAGAACCCTACTGGGGACCTGACAGGACGGAACTGCTCCAGCCAGTACTCTGTGTAGCCCCTCGTCCATGACATCCTTCAATCCCAAGAGGTGTTCAGCTGCAGATATGATATCGATCAATCTTGAGTTCTTATCCATTCCGATGCAGTTTATAACCATAGCGATAAATGCATAACCATAGCGATAAATGCATAAGTCCACCTTTTTCAAGGCGAGGGTATCTGGACCCTGTACCTGGCGAACGGCACCCACAGGACTAGACTACGGTGTATCCACCATGGCAACCGACCCACTAGCACTTTCTTTCACTCTTTTGGCTGCATCGGCATAAGAGACACTGACTGGACAGCTCTTATCCTGGCAATCTCTGCCTCCTTCACCCTTACAGGGAATTCAGGGAGCTCATGTTCATGTTTCCCACCAGTGTAGACTAGACAACAAATCatcttgtttttttttgcacAGACAGGCCTTCCAAGTAAAAGTACAGATTTTGTATTAAGATAAGTCAATATTGATTGAAAAtatatgtttccctccagacttcCAGCAACTCActccctctgttccccctgaGCAGCAGAAGTGTGAGCAGGAGTGGAGCCCCAGTCTGGGGCAGGAGGACCCAGAGCCCAcacagattaaagaggaacaTCAGGAGTTCAGACTCAGTCAGGAGGACCCACCTCAGCCCTCACGTCTTTACCAAAAACAAACTGTGGATGACAGCGAGAGGAGCGCTCTACCTATCATCAtaactgaagacatcaaaacagaACCTGATGGAGAGGGCTACAGAGTACCACAACCAACCAGTGATCAGCCCCTCTCAGTTCATCCAGACTGCTCTGCTACACTGGAAAAACCATATTGGTGTAAACAATGTGGCAAAAGCTTTACACGTAAGGGAAACTTGACCTTGCATTTAaagatacacacaggagagaaaccttttctgtgcaaacaatgtggcaaaaggtttaACCAGAAGAGCAACTTGACCAtccacacaaggacacacacaggagagaatccCTATCAGTGCAaacaatgtggcaaaaggtttaACCATAAGAGCAACTTGACCAGCCATACaaggatacacacaggagagaatctGTATCAATGTAAAGCTATTTAAGACTTCATCAGTGTGTTCACACGGGAGAAATCTAACCAGTGCAAATAATGTGGCAAAAGCTTTGGTTATAAACAGCCATACATCACATATGAGCACTCACATTAAAGGGCATACATTATATTACTGCAGTGAGTACAGCAAAAGCTTCAGCCTGAAGTGAAAGTGAAAACAACAAATGATACTTTGTATCATAGTGGATTACTTCTCACATCCAACTTGTAAATTAATGTTATGTTCTGTTTTCTGGCACTTGACAACAAAACAAATTGAGTTGTGAAAATCAGTATGAAAATCATCAGTCAGTATTAGACTTCTTAGCTGAAACTAGCTCTCAATTTCAgagacctacagtgcattcggaaagtaatcagaccccttgactttttccattttgttatgttacagccttattctaaaattgattaaatagttttttttctctcattaatctacacacaataccccataatgacaaagcaaaaacagttttttagaaatttttgcaaatggatctctctgtactttgctccgttcagctttgcctcgatcctgactagtctcccggtccctgcaactgaaaaacatccccacagcattatgctgccaccaccatgctacaccGTAGGGtgtaggtttcctccagaagtgacgcttggcattcaggtcaaagatttcaatcttggtttcatcagaccagagaatcttgtttctcattgtctgagagtcttttaggtgccttttggcaaactccaagcgggctgtcatgtgccttttgctgaggagtggcatccgtctggccactctaccataaaagcctgattggtggagtgctgcagagatgtttgtccttctggaaggttcccccatctccacagagtgactctggagctctgtcagagtgaccatcaggttcttggtctcCTCCCCCGATtattcagtttggctgggtggccagctctaggaagagttttggtggttccaaacttcttacatttaagaatgctggaggctactgtgttgttgaggaccttcaatgctgcagacattttttggtacccttccccagatctgagcctcgacacaatcctgtctcggagctctacggacaattcctttgacctcatggcttggtttttgctttgacatgcactgtcaactgtgggaccttatatagacaggtgtgtgcctttccaaatcgtgtcctatcaattgaattgtagaagttgtagaaacatcaaggatgatcaatggaaacaggatgcacctgatatCAATTCCCAGtctcatttgcaaacattttctatactgttttcgctttgtcattatggggtattgtgtgtagattgctgagaattgtttattatttaatcaattttagaataaggctgcaatgtaacaatgtggaaaaagtgaaggaggACACTGCTGGCTTCAGGAAGCCCTCACCATATCATTTGAGGAAAAATGTCTCTATgtatttgtgttttttgtttttaatgctttGGTTGTTTTGTGCAAAGATGAAAAAAATGAAATGAattacaaataaagaaacatTTTTCCTTTCTTTGTCTACAACTAAAGAAAAAGGAAGCCCTCACCACTGTATCTAGCACAGAGCGCACATTTGGATTTCTAAACAATAGGAGTTCTTATTCAATTGTTTAACAATGACATACAGGATATTTGGGCCACTATCTTCTATCTGTAccaactagaggttgaccgattatgatttttcaacgccgataccgattattggaggaccaaaaaaagccgataccgattaatcggacgatttgtttgttttataataatgacaattacaacaatactgaatgaacacttattttaacttaatataatacatcaataaaatcaatttagcctcaagtaagtaattaaacatgttcaatttggtttaaataatgcaaaaacaaagtgttggagaagaaagtaaaagtgcaatatgtgctatgtaagaaagctaatgtttaagttcctcgctcagaacatgagaacatatgaaagctggtggttccttttaacatgagtcttcaatattcccaggtaagaagttttaggttgtagttattataggaattataggactatttccctctataccatttgtatttcattaacctttgactattggatgttcttataggcactttagtattgccagtgtaacagtatagcttccgtccttctccttgctcctccctgggctcgaaccagcaacacaacgacaacagccaccatcgaagcagcgttacccctgcagagcaaggggaacaactactagaaggctcagagcgagtgacgtttgaaacgctattagcgcgcggtaactagctagccatttcactttggttacaccagcctcatctcgggagttgataggcttgaagtcataaacagcacaatgcttgatgcacaacgaagagctgctggcaaaacgcacgaaagtgctgtttgaattaatgtttacgcgcctgcttctgcctaccaccgctcagtcagatacttagatacttgtatgcttgtatgcttgtatgctcagtcagattgtatgcaacgcaggacatgctagataatatctagtaatattatcaaccatgtgtagttaactagtgattatgattgattgttttttataagataagtttaatgctagctcgCAACTtaacttggcttactgcattcgcgtaacaggtctccttgtggagtgcaacgagagagaggcaggtctttattgcattggactagttaactgtaaggttgcaagattggatcccccgagctgacaaggtgaaaatctatcgttctgcccctgaacaaggcagttaacccaccgcttctaggccgtcattgaaaataagaatgtgtccttaactgacttgcctagttaaataaacgtataaaaaaattaaaatatttattggcaaatcggcgcccaaaaataccgatttccgattgttatgaaaacttgaaatcggccctaattaatcagccattctgATTAATCAGTCAACCTCTAGTACCAACGGCTGCATGTTAGAATATTGAAGTAGCCTATCACATCTGTGTTGACAGTTAATAATGCAGCAAATAATTTGTTTTAATAAAGTTTTCTTTTTCAATGGATGTCATAGTGAAACCCTATTTTTCTCTGTTGATCATGATTTTTGTGATGGTTCATATCAGGAAGGTTTAATACATCCTCTATCAGCTCTATTCCCTGCCTCTTATCCCCAACCCTATCCTGAACCGTTTTCATAAAGCGTCTGAGATGAGGGCCGATCTAGAATCAGTTCGCCCCTGCCCATTCATTATAATTGAAGAAGCAAAActagatcagcactcccactCAGACGCTTTGGATCCGATTTAGAAAACTATGCCTTTTTTATGcccttctcagtagttggtattcagacgtACCATATGAAGGTGCATAATGGGCTTTGCAGGGGTGATTCTTTTGTGTGCgctgaataaatgtaattcaaccgCTGGCCAAAAGATGTTCTCATTGAGTTTTAATTCAGCAAGGTTTTCAGGTCATTTATCTTAAGCCATGATCCCTTAAATACAGTGTCCTTTCAATTAGAATTTAGTCGACAGACTAGAATAAATTGAGAGAACGAGTTCAGAAACGGTTCAGAAAATAGGGGTAaatgaaagaaagccatctaAATATTATTTGTTTAAATCCATATCCCTATTTGCTGAACCCGTTCTCTCGGTGTATTCTAGTCTGTCGACAAAATTCTAAATATTGCGACATGGGTTTGGTTCAAACTGTTACGGCTCAGTCTGTGCCCCAGCTCCATAACGATTGAATTAGCCTGCATCCATTttttttggtaacactttacttgacacctagCATCATAACGCGTTATGACCCGGTCATATTCATGTCaaaatatgtcataacagctgacataacttgtccaTAATATCGTAATAACACTGccatgacccatatatttacacctgttgtgacatattgtgttattttatggctggttaagacacctacataagagtgtcaatctacatttattcaaatgtgttttttcGCTGCCAAGAATTGTCCTTTAGTTTGAAAGTTTTCCAAGAGTGcacaaagctgtaatcaaggcaaagggtggctatttgaagaatctcaaatatattttgatttgtttaatacttttttggttactacataattccatgtgttatttcatagttttgatgtcttcactattattctacaacatagaaaatagtaaaaataaagaaaaacccttgaatgagtaggtgttctaaaacttttgaccggtagtgtacacacATTACATTTTAAATAAATAGTAATCAGACATCTCCGGTATACATTATGTAGTTATGTAGAAATCTTACTTTGTGCATCTTCTCTTTGGTGTCATAAACAATCCTTCTTCTTGCCTGTGCTTGGTAAGGATAAGAGGGGGGCGTTATGACCTCCTCCTTTAGACTAGTTAAGATACGAGACAGTGCCAAACACATGCCAGAACCAACCCTATGAACTATGCCTATGTAACGTGCCTGTAACCAGTCTATAAGGGAACTAAACGGGACTGTCCCGTTAGAGCTTCTGACAGACGTTCACTATGGTTAattaagtttgttggaacctctccagtgcactgacaataaacaatgattcatttgAGATTGACTTCGGGTGTCCCTATGTAAGAATTTACATGACATAGTGTTTTCAGTAATAACCATTACAGATCATGGACTGAGAgctctactctcagtccatcccacttATCTCCATAGACCACCCTCTTTTGATTTCCAAGTGCcgtttttcaactgtgctgtgatgttttacattaATTTTGCATAGTATacacagattgtgagctaaagattAAGACCTTTCCTGTTAGTGTTATTATGttgttgattgattgactatggcattccaaatcgcccaacactgctatttgtaagATTAATTTTAAATGGATGTTAATTGTTCAGACATTCCTGAGcgtgtgaccagaaacaagctacattgGGGCGATACCAGAAAAATCAATGGAGGCTTctcaaaggaggaaggggaggaccatcctcttcATTGAATTTCATAAATAAAtaagaaacattaaaaaagtgatCCTttatagataaaactatactaaatattatttttttgtgctgttccaaatgtctgaataaaaatgacagttagtgcagaatggtgctttttttgttgttgggggaggggggggggggctgaagagGGGGTTCGCCCAgagagccatacaagctagaaccgccactgatgtgccatggaatcggtacatagACAATCTCTTCGCAGCTATTTTGCGATCTGTATTGTgcagctgtcaacatttttgtcctcaaatgaaactggtaaaTTTAGTCTATTTATGCAAATCTTTTTCACCAAATTTTGGTCTTTAAGATATTGCTGACAAACATGTTCCctactttctcccccttccacttgcctcctgTAACGATTGTCCTCTTCTTCTGACAAGGAGTAAGAGAGATCGGACGaatttgcagcgtggtaattGTCCATTTTAATAAgtcaaactgaacactacaacaTACAAAATAACactgtgaaacaaacaaaacgGTCCAGTGTGGTactaacacggaaaataatcacgcacaaaacacaatagaaaacaggctacctaaatatggttctcaatcagggacaacgattgacagctgcctctgattgagaaccataccaggccaaacacagaaatagcaaatcatagaaaaattaacatagacaacccacccaactcacgccctgaccatactaaaacaaagacataataaaagaactaaggtcagaacgtgacacctcctccatttttgcagtaatgctgcaatcagttgATTGTAACTTTGGATTAAGCAAACATTCCCATCTTTTTTTTATAtttgcatgtgtgacataactccaccattcCTATTCAAATTATCATGAATAAAtataaaacaagaaaaaaaagttCAATaaagatttgttttattttttattaatcagtatatttgttgtaatatttgttctatcttttctggaggataaaactgaaattgtaaccagctgTGTATAACTTGTTTAAAACCTCAAGGGATGTAAAGACCCCTGTTTAGGGGACCTGCGTGGTTCTGGTACTGGTTCCGACCAACATTTTCACTTACAAATCCATCTGTGGACACTGTAGATCGAAATGGCTTGCATTGAGCGATAGCCCTGGTTCCCACGGACACAGTATGAATAGGAATGGTGGAGTTATATTGTCTGAGCCTGGAAACTCCTTGAAGCTGGACTGTCCCTCCTACCATACCATTTTCACAGCtgactgtccatcaactcctggctgaaccctacACCACATCCACTGACAAAGCACATGCCTGCAATCATTACAGGGGTGGCtcatcactgtatcactgtatcactgtagcaCATTCAGAGATCGATTTATAGCCATTGATCTAAAATTATTCATATATTTTAAACATAGAAATGTTTGTTTGTCATAGACTGACAAGATTCATAGGAAATGATAAGTTGTAATCTGTATAAACGCAAAAAGGTCATTTTGAACAAAGGTTGAGCTTTTCTTAATAATCTACTGTAGAACCAGTTTGGGTTTAAGTATAACTTACatatgagtgaagcttttagtgagaggtttaatGGTTTAATATTTAAAggcatagccgcgggaagtagcGGTGCTgtaggtgctgcagcaccctctgacaatcacaattttaaaaaatattaatataaaaaatgtatacagCATTTGTTTTGTTTCACCAAATTAGTGCACTaggcctttattactcctgtacagtgccttgcgaaagtattcggcccccttgaactttgtgaccttttgccacatttcaggcttcaaacataaagatataaaactgtatttttttgtgaagaatcaacaacaagtgggacacaatcatgaagtggaacgacatttattggaaatttcaaacttttttaacaaatcaaaaactgaaaaattgggcgtgcaaaattattcagcccctttactttcagtgcagcaaactctctccagaagttcagtgaggatctctgaatgatccaatgttgacctaaatgactaatgatgataaatacaatccacctgtgtgtaatcaagtctccgtataaatgcacttgcaccgtgatagtctcagaggtccgttaaaagcgcagagagcatcatgaagaacaaggaacacaccaggcaggtccgagatactgttgtgaagaagtttaaagccggatttggatacaaaaagatttcccaagctttaaacatcccaaggagcactgtgcaagtgataatattgaaatggaaggagtatcagaccactgcaaatctaccaagacctggccgtccctctaaactttcagctcatacaaggagaagactgatcagtgatgcagccaagaggcccatgatcactctggatgaactgcagcgatctacagctgaggtgggagaatctgtccataggacaacaatcagtcgtatattgcacaaatctggcctttatggaagagtggcaagaagaaagccatttcttaaagatatccataaaaagtgttgtttaaagtttgccacaagccacctaggagacacaccaaacatgtggaagaaggtgctctggtcagatgaaaccaaaattgaactttttggcaacaatgcaaaacgttatgtttggcgtaaaagcaacacagctcatcaccctgaacacaccatccccactgtcaaacatggtggtggcagcatcatggtttgggcctgcttttcttcagcagggacagggaagatggttaaaattgatgggaagatggatggagccaaatacaggaccattctggaagaaaacctgatggagtctgcaaaagacctaagactgggacggagatttgtcttccaacaagacaatgatccaaaacataaagcaaaatctacaatggaatggttcaaaaataaacatatccaggtgtttgaatggccaagtcaaagtccagacctgaatccaatctagaatctgtggaaagaactgaaaactgctgttcacaaatgctctccatccaacctcactgagttcgagctgttttgcaaggaggaatgggaaaaaaattcagtctctcgatgtgcaaaactgatagagacataccccaagcgacttacagctgtaatcgcaggaaaaggtggcgctacaaagtattaatttaagggggctgaataattttgcacgtccaatttttcagtttttgatttgttaaaaaagtttgaaatatccaataaatgtcgttccacttcatgattgtgtcccacttgttgttgattcttcacaaaaaaatacagttttatatctttatgtttgaagcctgaaatgtggcaaaaggtcgcaaagttcatgggggccgaatactttcgcaaggcactgtatgagcgGAGAGGAGCAAATTATTGGTCAGCAGAGCGGGGAGAAATGCAGAATCTTCCAGCGGCCATGTTTCATTATTTCAGTCGCAcaaactcatattcattatat
The DNA window shown above is from Oncorhynchus mykiss isolate Arlee chromosome 18, USDA_OmykA_1.1, whole genome shotgun sequence and carries:
- the LOC110495646 gene encoding zinc finger protein 135-like; translation: MSKLQLLNVFVTERLSAAAVEIFGAVEKTIAEYREEIFRSAEENERLRREMDMIIKSEIQLYRTDFQQLTPSVPPEQQKCEQEWSPSLGQEDPEPTQIKEEHQEFRLSQEDPPQPSRLYQKQTVDDSERSALPIIITEDIKTEPDGEGYRVPQPTSDQPLSVHPDCSATLEKPYWCKQCGKSFTRKGNLTLHLKIHTGEKPFLCKQCGKRFNQKSNLTIHTRTHTGENPYQCKQCGKRFNHKSNLTSHTRIHTGENLYQCKAI